The Sphingobium amiense genomic interval TGTGCATGACGTTATCCAGCCGTATAGGGCGTCTCGCATGGCCAACTCTGCTGCTGGCGGCGCTGGCATTGCCGGCAGCGGCCAGTGCCCAGTCCGGCGATCATGTGACGCTCGGCGCCGGCGCCGGCGTCGTTCCCGACTATCAGGGCTCCGATGACTATCGGTTCCTGCCGATCCCCGTGATCGATGCGCAGTTCGGGCAGTTCTTCGTCAGCCTGCGCAATGGCATCGGCGTAAACGTCATCGAGATCGGCCCATTGACGGCGGGTGCGAGCGTAGCGCTGGTCGGCGGCTACAGGCGGCGTGATGTGCCCGACGGCATCCGGCGCGTCTCGACCACGGCCGGTGGCCGGCTCTTCGCGAACCTCAAGCTCGACAATCTGTCCTTCACGGTGGGCGCCACCAAGGCGGTGGAAGGCGGCACCCGGGGCGTGGTAGCGGATGCCAGCCTCTCTTATGCGCTCCCCGTCTCGGACCGGATGACGGTTATCCCGACGATCGGCACGAGCTGGGCGAACGGCAAGCATATGAATCGCTATTTCGGCATCGACGCGAGCGAAGCCATCGCCTCGGGCCTGCCCTTCTATCGTGCCGGAAGCGGCTTCAAGGACGTGTCGGGCCTCATCACCGCCAGCTATCGCCTTGATTCCCACTGGAGCCTTGGCGCGACAGGCGGCGTCACCCGGCTGCTCGGGGACGCCGCGGACAGCCCGCTGAACGAGCGCCGCTGGCAGCCGAGCGGCTTCATGTCCGTTGCCTACACCTTCTAAGTGCGCAGCCCGGTGCCCGCTGCGTTGAGATCGAAGGGGTTGCTCCAATGAAGCTCTCGATCGTCGATCTCGCCACCATAGCACCGGAACGACAGCCAATTCCCGAATGTCATGCTGCGCAGGGTTCGACCGATGATTAGATATGGCGGCGCTGTGTGCATCGCTCTCGGGTTGGCGGCGGGACCGACCCGCGCGGAAGCGGGTACGACAGCATCGCAGATTGAGCTTGT includes:
- a CDS encoding MipA/OmpV family protein produces the protein MALFELSAGERRAAPAGQEIREHGLAWRHDVRPTPFKGEARHFPKRCEYLCMTLSSRIGRLAWPTLLLAALALPAAASAQSGDHVTLGAGAGVVPDYQGSDDYRFLPIPVIDAQFGQFFVSLRNGIGVNVIEIGPLTAGASVALVGGYRRRDVPDGIRRVSTTAGGRLFANLKLDNLSFTVGATKAVEGGTRGVVADASLSYALPVSDRMTVIPTIGTSWANGKHMNRYFGIDASEAIASGLPFYRAGSGFKDVSGLITASYRLDSHWSLGATGGVTRLLGDAADSPLNERRWQPSGFMSVAYTF